One window of the Streptomyces asoensis genome contains the following:
- a CDS encoding fumarylacetoacetate hydrolase family protein, with protein MRFATYEHQHRRRVAVVDEDGTLRPVPGARSLTELIRSGDGLDALLGVGAATLGVPAGPQVSEVRLLPPLEPPTVRDFVTFEEHVEGVRRSVDGAGGVPEAWYDAPTFYFTNPYAVIGAHDDVPVPPGSGLLDFELEVAAVIGREGRDLTPERARDHIIGYTVFNDWSARDLQSREMQVRLGPCKGKDTAATLGPYLVTADELEPYRDADGFLRLALTASVNGEVIGEDLLSNMSWTFEEMAAYASRGTVVRPGDVLGSGTCGNGGCLAELWGVRAKQSPPPLKPGDTVTLTVEGIGTVSNTVVAGVDPVPLPAARRRTRERP; from the coding sequence ATGCGTTTCGCCACCTACGAACACCAGCACCGGCGCCGGGTCGCCGTCGTCGACGAGGACGGCACCCTCCGCCCGGTGCCCGGCGCGCGCTCGCTGACGGAGCTGATCCGGTCCGGCGACGGCCTCGACGCGCTGCTCGGCGTCGGCGCCGCCACCCTCGGCGTTCCGGCGGGCCCCCAGGTGTCCGAGGTGCGGCTGCTGCCACCGCTGGAGCCGCCCACCGTGCGGGACTTCGTCACCTTCGAGGAACACGTCGAAGGGGTACGACGGTCCGTGGACGGGGCCGGCGGGGTACCGGAAGCCTGGTACGACGCCCCGACCTTCTACTTCACCAACCCGTACGCGGTCATCGGCGCCCACGACGACGTGCCGGTGCCGCCGGGCAGCGGCCTGCTCGACTTCGAGCTGGAGGTCGCGGCGGTCATCGGCCGCGAGGGACGGGACCTCACCCCCGAACGGGCACGGGACCACATCATCGGCTACACGGTCTTCAACGACTGGTCGGCCCGGGACCTCCAGTCCCGCGAGATGCAGGTCCGCCTCGGCCCGTGCAAGGGCAAGGACACGGCCGCCACCCTCGGGCCGTACCTGGTCACCGCGGACGAGCTGGAACCGTACCGGGACGCCGACGGCTTCCTGCGCCTGGCGCTGACCGCCTCGGTGAACGGAGAGGTCATCGGCGAGGACCTGCTGTCCAACATGAGCTGGACCTTCGAGGAAATGGCCGCCTACGCCTCACGGGGCACCGTCGTCCGCCCCGGCGACGTGCTCGGCTCGGGCACCTGCGGCAACGGCGGCTGTCTGGCGGAGCTGTGGGGAGTGCGCGCAAAGCAGTCACCGCCGCCGCTGAAGCCCGGTGACACGGTCACCCTCACCGTGGAGGGCATCGGCACGGTCTCCAACACGGTGGTGGCAGGCGTCGATCCGGTGCCGCTCCCCGCCGCCCGCCGCCGTACCCGGGAGCGGCCGTGA
- a CDS encoding VOC family protein yields MRLLTHLRHVDLAVPDYDRQLDFYAGVWGLTKVAEDSGISFLAAEGSPESYVVRLRKADEKRLDLVSYGAASAADVDTLAERLLAGGVRLVSRPGKVETPGGGYGFRFFDVDGRTVEVSADVETRQHRKIEEKEAIPVKLSHVVLNSPDLNVTREWYERHLGFRLSDTLMHPRMGEAMHFMRISNQHHSMAIAKGPHTSLHHVSFEMRGIDEYLRGSGRVIRSGARKLWGPGRHTAGDNTFTYFLDPQGNTVEYTTELELLDEDTWHPHVYDFSQPEIADQWGTANPMNELVAKESFNDVDRGVFIAPPV; encoded by the coding sequence ATGCGTCTGCTCACCCACCTGCGGCACGTCGACCTCGCCGTGCCCGACTACGACAGGCAACTCGACTTCTACGCCGGTGTCTGGGGCCTGACCAAGGTCGCCGAGGACTCCGGGATCTCCTTCCTGGCCGCCGAGGGCAGCCCCGAGAGTTACGTCGTACGGCTGCGCAAGGCCGACGAGAAGCGCCTCGACCTGGTGTCCTACGGCGCGGCGAGCGCGGCGGACGTGGACACCCTCGCCGAGCGACTCCTCGCCGGGGGCGTCCGGCTGGTATCGCGGCCGGGCAAGGTCGAGACCCCGGGTGGCGGCTACGGCTTCCGCTTCTTCGACGTCGACGGCCGCACCGTCGAGGTCTCGGCGGACGTCGAGACCCGGCAGCACCGCAAGATCGAGGAGAAGGAGGCCATCCCGGTCAAGCTCTCGCACGTCGTCCTCAACTCCCCGGACCTGAACGTCACTCGGGAGTGGTACGAGCGCCACCTGGGCTTCCGGCTCTCCGACACCCTCATGCATCCCCGGATGGGTGAGGCCATGCACTTCATGCGGATCAGCAACCAGCACCACTCCATGGCGATCGCCAAGGGCCCGCACACCTCCCTGCACCACGTCTCCTTCGAGATGCGCGGTATCGACGAGTACCTGCGCGGCTCCGGCCGGGTGATCCGCTCGGGGGCCCGCAAGCTCTGGGGCCCGGGCCGGCACACGGCCGGCGACAACACCTTCACCTACTTCCTCGACCCGCAGGGCAACACCGTCGAGTACACGACGGAGCTGGAACTGCTGGACGAGGACACCTGGCACCCGCACGTCTACGACTTCTCCCAGCCCGAGATCGCCGACCAGTGGGGCACCGCCAACCCCATGAACGAGCTCGTCGCCAAGGAGTCGTTCAACGACGTCGACCGCGGTGTGTTCATCGCCCCGCCGGTCTGA